The segment CGACTATTTAGTCAAAGTGGAACCTATACAACGTGCTTATAAGGAGCTAAACGTGAATGTGGTTTTAACGggaagaagaaaatcaCAAGGTGGAGCAAGATCATCATTGGCCGTACTTGAGCTCGATGAAGCTAATAATATTCTCAAAGTTAACCCACTTTGGGATTGGGATTTCAACGCAGTGAAAGAATACATTGATGAGAACCAGGTACCGTACAACGAACTTTTAGATTTGGGCTACAAGTCCATTGGAGACTGGCACTCCACAGTTCCTGTTGCagatggtgaagatgaaagAAGCGGACGTTGGAAAAATAAGGTCAAGACTGAATGTGGAATCCACATTGCAAAGGAGTTTACTCAATTCACCGCAGCCTAGGGCTTAGCGAGTTATTATTTATTTAGACATATAGATGGCAATAtctcttttcaaatgtCAATGCAAAACTGtgttttttttaattttttttttggcaATCAATGGTAGCTCTATATTGCACCACATCACGTGAATATTCtaatttgcaaccaaaagTCGCAGATGTCTGAACATTCCCTGGTTTATATGTTTTCGTAAAGAAAATGTTGCGGAGGGGAAATCAGTGGGTTCTATGGAAATACAGCTCAAAATTATGGGGCTTTTCCCCAAATGAAGTTATCTCATGCCTGAAATtagtttttgttgtaataAATGG is part of the Candida orthopsilosis Co 90-125, chromosome 2 draft sequence genome and harbors:
- a CDS encoding Met16 3'-phosphoadenylsulfate reductase encodes the protein MTVENNSIKLTNEHINFLNERLQQLSPQELIKWVYLTFPNVYQTTAFGLTGLAITDMISKIPDCKIDLIFIDTLYHFPQTHELLNRVKDRYQDSKINVYQPLGVSNEQEFVAKYGDQLWETNDKYYDYLVKVEPIQRAYKELNVNVVLTGRRKSQGGARSSLAVLELDEANNILKVNPLWDWDFNAVKEYIDENQVPYNELLDLGYKSIGDWHSTVPVADGEDERSGRWKNKVKTECGIHIAKEFTQFTAA